The following are encoded in a window of Physeter macrocephalus isolate SW-GA chromosome 9, ASM283717v5, whole genome shotgun sequence genomic DNA:
- the ANP32B gene encoding acidic leucine-rich nuclear phosphoprotein 32 family member B, with amino-acid sequence MDMKRRIHLELRNRTPAAVRELVLDNCKSNDGKIEGLTAEFVNLEFLSLINVGLISVSNLPKLPKLKKLELSDNRIFGGLDMLAEKLPNLTHLNLSGNKLKDISTLEPLKKLECLKSLDLFNCEVTNLNDYRESVFKLLPQLTYLDGYDREDREAPDSDAEVDGVDEEEDDEEGEDEDKEEDEDGEEEEFDDEEDEDEDEDVEGEEDEDEVSGEEEEFGHDGEVDEDEDDEDEDEDEDEEEEESGKGEKRKRETDDEGEDD; translated from the exons ATGGACATGAAGAGGAGGATCCACCTGGAGCTGAGGAACCGGACCCCGGCAGCT GTTCGAGAACTTGTCCTGGACAATTGCAAATCAAATGATGGGAAAATTGAGGGCCTAACAGCTGAATTTGTGAACTTAGAGTTCCTCAGTTTAATAAATGTAGGCTTGATTTCAGTTTCAAATCTCCCCAAACTACCTAAATTGAAAAAG CTTGAGCTCAGTGACAATAGAATCTTTGGAGGTCTGGATATGTTAGCAGAAAAACTTCCAAATCTTACACATCTAAACTTAAGTGGAAATAAACTGAAAGATATCAGCACCCTGGAACCTTTG AAAAAGTTGGAATGTCTGAAAAGCCTGGATCTGTTTAACTGTGAGGTTACTAACCTGAATGATTACCGAGAGAGTGTCTTcaagctccttccccagctgACCTACCTGGATGGCTATGACCGAGAGGATCGTGAAGCCCCTGACTCAGATGCCGAGGTGGATGGTGTGGATGAAGAAGAGGACGATGAAG AAGGAGAAGATGAGGACAAGGAGGAGGATGAGGACGGTGAGGAAGAAGAGTTTGATGATGAAgaggatgaagatgaagatgaagatgtaGAAGGGGAGGAGGATGAAGATGAAGTCAGTGGGGAG GAAGAAGAATTTGGACATGATGGAGAAGTTGATGAAGATGAAGACGATGAGGAtgaagatgaggatgaggatgaag aagaggaagaaagcgGGAAAggtgaaaagaggaagagagaaacagatgatgaaggagaagatgattaa